The nucleotide window CGCAGGCCGACACCACGCGCTATCCGGTGGACGATCCCGCCGACGTCAAGGCGGGCGCCTTCTTCCTCGAGTACAACGGGCTCGTCGTGCCGAACCCGTCGTTCGAAGCCGAGGAAGCGCGCGTCATGGGCGGGACCGAGCGTCAGGCCGAGTTCGCCACCGCGGCGAGCGCGATGGAAACCAATCTGCTGGGCCGTGAGCTGATGCGCGGGCTGGACGCGGTGCGGAGCGCCACGATCTCGATCCGTGTGCTGCGGGCGATTTTCCGCGAGGACGAAGCGTTCTACCAGCAGGTCGGCGCCGCCCGCCACGTGGTGCGCATGCGGGACGGCAGCGAGCGCAGCCTGCCGCTCATCAATGCCTGGCGGCTGCAGCGCGGCCTCGCGCGGGTGGCCGCGCGCGAGCTGTCGAACCGAGGGGGCGCCGCGCAGCTCGCCGGCGACTATGTCGCGCAGGCGGGGGGCTCGGGCTGTCCGATGGAGACGGGGCCGGTGCAAGTGGTGCAGCAGGGCCGCGCGGTGGAGGTCGTGCGTGACGGCCGGCTCCTCGCCGCGGGCGTCGTCGGCGAGTCCGAGGTCGCCGCCATCGCCAACGAGCAGCGCTTCGCCACCATCACCAAGGGGCAGGACGGCGCCCGCATCGAGGCTCCGGATCGGGCCTCGGAGATCTATCTCGGCGGGTTCGGCACCGGGGACATCGCGCTGTCCGGGACCAATTTCAAGACCTGCACCCTGACCCTCGCGCGCGCGCGCTGACCTTCACGCGCCTCAGGCGTCGAGGCGCCGCGCGAGCCGATACTGCAGGTAGACGAGCGCGGCGAACCCGCCGGCCGCCGCCAGGCTCGCGAGCCAGGGGCTGTCGGTGAGCGCGCGGACCCACGACACATGGCGCCCGAGGGCCCAGCCCGCCAGGCCCGTCGCCGCGGCCCACACCACCGCGCCCGCGCAGTTCGCACGGAGGAAACGGCCCCACGGCATGAGCGCGGCGCCCGCCACCAGGGCCCCGAACACGCGGAGGCCCGGAATGAACCGCCCCACGAAGATCGTGAGGGCACCGTGGCGCGCGAAGAAGTGCTTGGTGCGCTCGAGCGCGCGGCTCGCCGCGGGCCAGCGCTGTCCCAGGCGCTCGAGCAGCGGCCGGCCGCCGCGCCGTCCCGCCCAGTAGCCGAGATTGTCGCCGAGGACCGGGTCGATGGCGGCGAGCAGGATGAGCAGAAGAGCGCGCTATCGCCCGGCACCGGCAGGCCCGCGTTCTCGAGGAGCGGGCCCACGAGGACCATCACGTAGCCTCAGTCGATCAGCAGGTCCCCCAAGTGGCTCATTCCTTCCGCACGACCCAGATTTCCTCCGAGGGCCAGCGCCGCGCCCACTCGAGCGTGACGAAGGTGAAGCGGCCGGGTGATCCCTCGGCCGGCGCCTGCAGCTCGGCCAGGCGCTCGATCGTGAAGCCCGAAGTCCGGAAGAGGCGAATCCACTCGCCGTGGGGCAGATCGAACTCCACCGAGCCGTCGTCGGACCACTCGACGCGATGCAGGCCGAAGGCCGCGCGCACGAGCCGTTCGCCGGCCTGCTGCCCGTCGTCGGGCGTCGTGAGCAGGCGCAGGAGCCCATTCTTGAGGAAGACGAGCAGCCCGCCGGGGCGCAGCAGCCGCGCCGCCTCCGGGATCCAGCGATAGGGGTCGCACCAGATGCTGGCCCCGTACTCGGAGATCGCGAGGTCGAAGCTCGCGTCGGGCCGCGGCACCGCCTCCGCGTTGCCGTGAATGAGCGGAAAGGCGAGGCCGTGCTCGCGCTGGAGGGCGCGCGCCGTGTCGAGCTGGCGCTCAGAATTGTCGATGGCGACCACGCGGGCGCCCCGGCGGGTCAGCCAGGCCGACATGTAGGCGGTGCCGCAGCCGAGTTCGATGACGTCGAGCCCCCGTATTGGGGGCAAGATCTGGAGATCGTCCTCCGACATCCCCCAGATCCCCCAGGTCACGCGGTCCTCGGCCCAGGCGCGCCGACCCTCCGCGGCAAAGTCGGCAGCCAGCACGTCCCAGGCCTGCCGATTGCGCCAGACATGCTCCGGAATCTCGCTGGACAAGGGCGCCTCCTCGCTCTGCTATACTGTGTACCGACCAGTTGGTACAAAATCTTCTGGGGGAATCGAGCACGCCATGGGCACCGAAGCGAGGAGCGCCAAGGCCGCGGCGACGCGGGATCAGATCCTCGATGCCGCCGGGCGTCTCATTCACCTGCGCGGATATCACAACACCTCCCTGGACGATGTCTTACGAGAGAGCGGGGTCGGCAAGGGCAACTTCTACTACTACTTCAAGAGCAAGGAGGGGCTGGGCTACGCCATCATCGACCGGGTGGTGCAGGGCTTTCTCGAGCGCACGCTCGAGCCGGCCTTCGCCGACACGGAAGCTGACCCCGTCGAGCAGATCCACGCCTTCCTCGACCGGATCGTCGAGATCCATCGCCGGCGCAACTGCGTGGGCGGCTGCCCCATGGGCAATCTCGCCTCGGAGCTGTCCGACGTGCACGAGGGCTTCCGCCAGCGCCTGGCCGAGATCTTCGACCACTGGCGCGTCAAGCTTGCCGATGCGCTCGAGCGGAGCCGCCGGCGCGGCCTGCTCCGAGCGGACCTCGACGCCGCGGGCGCAGCGGGCTTCGTGGTCGCCTCGCTCGAGGGGGCCATCCTGATGGCGAAGGTAACGCGCGACATCGGGGTGCTCGAGAAATCCGTGGCCGAACTGAAGCACTACCTGGTGTTCTACAGGGTCAGCTGAATGGAATCGACACGATGCGCGCCGAGGCGATCGGCGCGCGGGAGAGACACGACCATGAGTACCCCGACGCCGGACGCGGCGGCGGCCCAGGCGCGGACTGTTCCCGCCGGCCCCCGACGCCCCGACCCGGATGTTGTCCTCGTCGAGAAGCTCCGGCGCGGCGATGCCGACGCGCCCGATCTCCTCGTGGAGACGTTTGGCGACCGCGTGTACCGCCTCGCCATCCGCATCACCGGCAACGAGCAGGACGCCGAGGAAGTCGTGCAAGATGCCCTCTGGACGGCGGCGCGGAAGATCGACACGTTCAAGGGGGAATCCGCCTTCGGCTCCTGGCTCTATCGCATCACCGCCAACACCGCGTACCAGAAGCTGCGCGGGCGTCAGGCCAAGAAGCACGAGGTGCCGTGGGAGGATCTGTTCCCCACGTTCGACGAGCTCGGCCAGCACATTGACCCGGTGAGTGACTGGTCCCCGAAGGCCGAGGAGCCGGCCCTGCAGAACGAGCTGCGCGCGGTGCTGTCGAAAGCGATCGACGATCTGCCCGAGGACTATCGCACTGCCTTCATCATGCACGACGTGGAGGGGCTCTCGAACCCGGAGATCGCCGAGTCGCTGGGGATTAGCCTGCCCGCGGTGAAGTCGCGCGTCCACCGCTCGCGGCTCTTCCTGCGTCAGCACCTCTCGCGGTATCTCACCGCGGCCTGAGCCGCGCCCGTCCTGTCCCCGCAAGTTGGCGTCGATCTTGACTTGTCGGGGCGGGATGTGGTCTCATTGGGCTTCGCGGCGAAACCCTACATAGTCGGTATCTGAGGAAAGGTGTCGAAGTCATGGATGCGGTGATCGCGACGGGCGGTAAGCAGTACCGGGTCACGCCGGGGCAGGTGATCAAGGTCGAGCGCCTCGGCAGGAGCCAGGGTGAGTCGGTCGAGTTCAAACAAGTGCTCCTCGTGAGCCAGGACGGCAAGGTCACGGTGGAGCCCCAGGCGCTCAAGTCGGCCAAAGTCACCGGCGAAGTGATCGTCGAGAAGCAGGGCGCCAAGGTCCTCGTCGTCAAGTTCAAGCGGAGGAAGAACTATCGCCGGCACCGCGGGCACCGGCAGGTCATGACCGCGGTCCGCATCACCAAGATCGAGGTGTAGCATCATGGCGCACAAGAAGGGTGTCGGCAGCTCCCGTAACGGCCGCGACTCCAATGCCCAGCGGCTCGGGGTCAAGCGCTTCGGGGGCCAGTTCGTGACCTCGGGCAGCATCATCGTCCGGCAACGCGGCACTCGGTTCAAGCCGGGCGTCAACGTGGGGCTCGGCGTGGATCACACGCTCTTCGCGACGATGGACGGCTACGTTCGCTTCGAGCGGAAGGGCGACCACAAGTACGTCAGCATCGCCCAGCAGCCCGTCTGACCCGCCCCGCATCCCGGGGCGCCCCCCATGTTCGTCGACGAGGTCAGTGTCTTCGTGAAGGGCGGTGACGGGGGCGCCGGCTGCGTCAGCTTCCGCCGCGAGAAGTACGTGCCGCGTGGCGGCCCCGACGGCGGCGACGGGGGCGACGGTGGCAACGTGGTGCTCCAGGCCGATCGCAACATCACCACGCTCCTCGACTTCCACTACCAGCGCCACTACGCCGCGGAGCGCGGCCAGCACGGCAAGGGCGCCGACCGCCACGGCAAGGGCGGCGAGGACACCGTGCTGCGCGTGCCGCTCGGCACGGTGGTGCGCGAGCGCGACTCCGGCGAGCTGCTCGGGGATCTCACCACCGCGGGCCAGACCCTCACGGTGGCGCACGGCGCGCGCGGGGGGCGCGGCAACGCGCGCTTCGTCAGCTCCACCAACCGCGCGCCGCGCCGGGCCGACCTCGGGCGCGCCGGCGAGGAGCGCTGGATCGTGCTGGAGCTGAAGCTCCTCGCGGACGTGGGCGTCATCGGCTTTCCCAACGCGGGCAAGTCCACCCTGGTGTCGCGCGTCTCCGCGGCCACGCCGAAGATCGCCGACTATCCGTTTACCACGCTAGCCCCCTCGCTGGGGATCGTGCGCGTGGACGAGGGCGAGTCGTTTGTCATCGCCGATCTGCCCGGGCTGATCGCGGGCGCCGCCGAGGGCAAGGGGCTCGGACATCGCTTCCTGCGCCACACCGAGCGCACGCGCCTGCTGCTGCACCTGGTGGACCTGGATCCGAGCCATGGCCGCGACCCCGTCAAGGACTGGCAGGTGATCCAGGACGAGCTCGCGGCGTACTCGGACGAGCTGGCCGCGCGTCCCCAGATCGTGGTGGGGAGCAAGGCCGAGCTGCCCGGCACCGCGACCCGGCGCGCCAAGCTCGAGAAGCACTGCGCGCGGCGCGGTCTCCCGTTCCTGGTCATCTCGTCGGTGACGGGGCTGGGCATCCGCGAGCTCATCGCGGACGTGGGCGCGCGACTGCGGGCGGAGCGATGGGCGGGCGCCGCGCGCTGAGCCGAATCCGCCGGCTCGTGGTCAAGGTCGGCAGCGGGCTCATCACCGCGCCCGGGCAGGGCCCGGACGGGAAGCGCATCGCCGCGCTCGCCGCCGACATTGCCGCCGCGGTGGGCGAGCGGCGCGAGGTGGCCCTGGTCAGCTCGGGCGCCATCGTGACCGGTATGGCGCGCCTGGGCCTCCCGGCGCGGCCGCGCTCCATCCCGGAGAAGCAGGCCGCCGCCGCGGTGGGGCAGTCCGCCCTCATGTGGCACTACGAGCAAGCGTTCAAGAAGCACGGTCTCCAGGTGGGCCAGGTCCTCCTGACCGGGCACGACGTCGCGGATCGCGGGCGCTATCTCAACGCGCGCAATACGCTCCTCGCCCTCATGGACTTCGGGGTGCTGCCGATTGTCAACGAGAACGACACGGTGGCGGTGGACGAGATCAAGGTTGGCGACAACGACAATCTCGCCGCCCTCGTCGCCCACCTCATCGACGCCGATCTCCTGATCCTCCTCACCGACGTCGACGGGCTCTACACGGGCGATCCGCGACGGGATCCCGAGGCCCGGCGCCTCGAGACGGTGCAGACTATCACTGCGGACATCCGGCGGCTCGTCTTCGACCGGGAAGGCGACGTGGCGGTGGGGGGGATGAGCACCAAGCTCGAGGCGGCGGAAAAGGCGGGCGCCTCTGGGATCCCCATGATCATCGCCAGCGGCCACGAGGCGGGCGTGGTCGCGCGCATTCTCGGCGGGGAGGCGCTGGGTACCTACTTCCAGCCCCGCGACGACCGGCTCGCCGCGCGCAAGCGCTGGATCGGCTACGCCGTCCGCCCCCGGGGCCGCCTCACGGTTGACGCGGGCGCCAAGAAAGCCTTAACTGAAAGGGGCAAGAGCCTCTTGCCCTCGGGCCTCGTGGACGTAAGCGGGGATTTCCAGGCGGGTGAGGTGGTGGCGCTCGCGGAGACGGGGGGCGTCGACTTCGCGCGAGGGCTGGTGAACTACGACGCCGCGGAGCTGCGCAAGATCCGCGGCGCCAAGACCGCCGACATCGAGCGCGCGCTCGGCTACAAGGGGCTCGGCGAGGTGATCCACCGGGACAACCTGGTGGTGCTGTGAGGGACGGAGAGAGGACGGAGCCACGATGACGACGGACATCACCGCCGCGGTCGCCGCCAAGGCGCGGGCGGCCAAGGACGCCTCCCGCGCCCTCGCGCTGGCCACGACCAAGCAGAAGAACGACGCGCTCGCCCAGATGAGCCGTGCCCTCGAGGAGAAGTCGGCGACGATCCTGGACGCCAACCGCGCCGACCTCGAGCGCGCCCGCACCAAGGGCTACGCGCGCGCCTTCGTCGATCGCCTCACCCTCACCGACACCCGGGTCGAGGAGATGGCGGCGGGCATCCGCCAGGTGGCGCTCCTGCCCGATCCCGTCGGAGAGACGGTGGAGTCCTGGCGGCGTCCCAACGGGATCGAGATCTCACGGGTGCGCGTGCCGCTCGGGGTGGTGGGCTTCATCTACGAGTCGCGTCCCAACGTCACCGCGGACGCCGCGGCGCTCTGCCTCAAGTCGGGCAACGCGGTGGTGCTGCGCGGCGGCAGCGAGGCCCTCGAGTCCAACTCCGTGATCGCGCAGCTGCTCGCCAAGGCCGCCGAGAAGGCGGGCATCCCGGGCGACGCCCTCCAGTACGTGGACGTGGCCGACCGCGCCGCCGTCATGGCCATGCTCACCCAGGATCGCTATCTCGACCTGATCATCCCCCGCGGGAGCGAGGAGTTCGTGCGCCTCGTGAACGAGCGCGCGACGGTGCCGGTGCTCAAGCACGACAAGGGCCTGTGCCACCTCTTCGTGGACGAGGGCGCCGACCTCGACATGGCGGTGAATCTCACCGTGAACGCCAAGGCCCAGCGGGTGAGCGTGTGCAACGCGCTCGAGACCCTGCTCGTGCACGCGGCGGCGGCCGGCGAGTTCCTCCCGCGGCTGGCCTCTCGGCTCGCCGAGGCCGGCGTGGAGATGCGCGGCGACGCACGCACGCGCGCCCTCGTGCCCGCGGCCAAGGCCGCCCAGGAGGCGGACTGGGACACCGAGTATCTCGACTACATTCTCGCCATCCGGGTGGTGGACGGCCTCGACGAGGCGATCGCCCACATCCGGCGCCACGGCTCGGGGCTCGCCGAGGCGATCGTCACGCGCGATCTCCGGCGCGCCCGCCGCTTCACCCAGGAAGTGGATGCCGCCGCGGTGCTCGTGAACGCCTCCACCCGGCTGGTGGACGGGAGCCAGTTCGGCATGGGCGCCGAGATGGGCATCTCGACGTCCAAGCTGCACGCGCGGGGCCCGGTGGGGGTGCGTGAGCTCACCACCACCAAGTTCGTCGTGATCGGCGACGGCCAGATCCGGGAGTAACGCGCTGGCCGCACGCATCGGCGTGTTTGGCGGATCGTTCAACCCGATTCACTTCGGGCACCTTCTCGTCGCCGACGAGATCGCCGAGCTCCTCGCGCTGGACCGCGTCCTCTTCGTGCCCGCCGCCTCGCCGCCCCACAAGCCGGCGGCCGAGCTGGCCCCCCCCGCGCATCGCTTCGAGATGACGAAGCGGGCGGTGGGCGAGCACCCCAAGTTCGAGGTGTCCGACGTGGAGCTCAAGCGCAGCGGTCCCTCCTACACCGTGGACACGCTGGAAGCCCTGCGCGAGCGCGGCGACCTCCACCTCCTCATCGGGTCGGAGACCTTCCTCGATCTCCTCTCCTGGCGGGAGCCGCGGCGGGTGGCCGCCCTCGCGCGGCTGATCGTGGTGCCGCGCAGCGGCAACGGCTTCGACCCGGAGGGCCCGCTCGCCCAGAAGGTGCTGAAGGAGCTGGGGCTCGGTCATTTCGATTCACCGTCAGCGGAGGCCCAGACTTCGTATCCGCTCGCCTCGCCTCCGGCTGCAGCTCGCCAAACGCCCCCGCTCTCCCCCGGTCCGCGGACACCCATTCTGGCGCCCGTGGCCTCGTTGCCGATCTCGGGCTCCGATCTGCGCAAGCGCGCCCGCGAGGGCCGGAGCCTCGTCTACCGGATGCCCCTCGCCGTCGTCGCCTATATCCGCGAGCACGGCCTCTACCGGGATCCCGCGTGACCCCCCGCTCCGCCGAGGCGGTGGCGCGGCTCGTCGCGCGCGCCGCCCTCGACAAGAGGGCCGTTGACCTCGTGGTGCTCGACCTCCAGGGCATGTCCTCGCTCGCCGACTTCTTCCTCGTGTGCACCGGCCGCTCCACCGCCCAGATGGACACGATCGCGGAGGCGATCGCGGTCACGCTGCGCGCGGAAGGCATACGTGTGCGTCACCGCGAGGGCACGGCGGAGTCGGGCTGGCTGCTCCTCGACTACGGTGACGTGGTCGTGCACGTCTTCGGCGAGGAGGCCCGCGCCTTCTACGGGCTCGAGCGCCTCTGGGGCGACGCGCCCGTGCTCTCCGTCGAGCGTGGAGCGAGCTCCAGGGATTGAAATTGCCTGGGGGGCATGGTACCTTCCGCGACTACCGCGCCTCGCGGGAGTGACGTCGCAGTCGTGCAAGGAGGCGGAAATGAGGAAGGAGCGCCTGACCCATTTCAGGAAAAAGCTGGAGGAGAAGCACCGCCAGCTCGTGGACGAAGTGGGAAGAAACGTTCTCTACGGGAAGGGCCCCGAAGACGACTCCATCAAGGACCTGGGCGACCAGGCCTCGAGCGCATACAACCGGGAATTCCAGTTCGAGCTGGGGAACGGTGATCGCCGGCTGCTGAAGGAAGTGGCGTCCGCGCTGCAGAAGCTCGACGAGGGCAGCTTCGGCGCGTGCGAGCGGTGCGGGGAGAGCATCGCCGAGAAGCGCCTGGAGGCGCTGCCCTTCGCCCGCTACTGCATCGACTGCCAGCGCGCCGTCGAAGAAGAAGAGCGGACGGCCGCCGGCTAGCCGTCGTCGTCCCGCCGCCCGTGTCCCTCACCTTCGTCATCATTCTCGCGGTGGGCGCCTTTGTCGCCGGCGTCCTCCTCTCCATGATCGTCGCCTCTCTCGGGGCCCGCGCGCCCCGCACCCCTCGCGTGGAGGCCGCGCCGGAGGATCCGCAGGTGGGCGAGCTGTACGCGCAGGGATTCCAGGCCCAGCGAGCGGGCAAGCAGGCCGAAGCATTGGCGGCCTACCGCGCCGTCCTGCGGCGTGACCCCGGCCACGGCGAGACTCACGCGCGCCTGGGCGAGCTGGCGCGGGAGCGCGGGGACGACCAGTCGGCGCTGCTGCACTCGCTCCAGGCTCTCCGCGGCGATGACCGCCCCGAGGCGCTGCTCGCCGCCGCCGATGCCTACCGGAAGACCGGCCGCCCCGACGACGCCATCGCGCTCTACCAGGATGTCATCGCGCGCGACCCCGGCCATGTCGTGGCGCTCCGCGCTCTCCGAGATCTCGCTGCCGACGAGAAGCGGTGGGCCGACGCCGTCCCCGCGCAGGAGCGCCTG belongs to Candidatus Methylomirabilota bacterium and includes:
- a CDS encoding DedA family protein, with protein sequence MLILLAAIDPVLGDNLGYWAGRRGGRPLLERLGQRWPAASRALERTKHFFARHGALTIFVGRFIPGLRVFGALVAGAALMPWGRFLRANCAGAVVWAAATGLAGWALGRHVSWVRALTDSPWLASLAAAGGFAALVYLQYRLARRLDA
- a CDS encoding class I SAM-dependent methyltransferase — translated: MSSEIPEHVWRNRQAWDVLAADFAAEGRRAWAEDRVTWGIWGMSEDDLQILPPIRGLDVIELGCGTAYMSAWLTRRGARVVAIDNSERQLDTARALQREHGLAFPLIHGNAEAVPRPDASFDLAISEYGASIWCDPYRWIPEAARLLRPGGLLVFLKNGLLRLLTTPDDGQQAGERLVRAAFGLHRVEWSDDGSVEFDLPHGEWIRLFRTSGFTIERLAELQAPAEGSPGRFTFVTLEWARRWPSEEIWVVRKE
- a CDS encoding TetR/AcrR family transcriptional regulator is translated as MGTEARSAKAAATRDQILDAAGRLIHLRGYHNTSLDDVLRESGVGKGNFYYYFKSKEGLGYAIIDRVVQGFLERTLEPAFADTEADPVEQIHAFLDRIVEIHRRRNCVGGCPMGNLASELSDVHEGFRQRLAEIFDHWRVKLADALERSRRRGLLRADLDAAGAAGFVVASLEGAILMAKVTRDIGVLEKSVAELKHYLVFYRVS
- a CDS encoding sigma-70 family RNA polymerase sigma factor; this translates as MSTPTPDAAAAQARTVPAGPRRPDPDVVLVEKLRRGDADAPDLLVETFGDRVYRLAIRITGNEQDAEEVVQDALWTAARKIDTFKGESAFGSWLYRITANTAYQKLRGRQAKKHEVPWEDLFPTFDELGQHIDPVSDWSPKAEEPALQNELRAVLSKAIDDLPEDYRTAFIMHDVEGLSNPEIAESLGISLPAVKSRVHRSRLFLRQHLSRYLTAA
- the rplU gene encoding 50S ribosomal protein L21, which encodes MDAVIATGGKQYRVTPGQVIKVERLGRSQGESVEFKQVLLVSQDGKVTVEPQALKSAKVTGEVIVEKQGAKVLVVKFKRRKNYRRHRGHRQVMTAVRITKIEV
- the rpmA gene encoding 50S ribosomal protein L27: MAHKKGVGSSRNGRDSNAQRLGVKRFGGQFVTSGSIIVRQRGTRFKPGVNVGLGVDHTLFATMDGYVRFERKGDHKYVSIAQQPV
- the obgE gene encoding GTPase ObgE is translated as MFVDEVSVFVKGGDGGAGCVSFRREKYVPRGGPDGGDGGDGGNVVLQADRNITTLLDFHYQRHYAAERGQHGKGADRHGKGGEDTVLRVPLGTVVRERDSGELLGDLTTAGQTLTVAHGARGGRGNARFVSSTNRAPRRADLGRAGEERWIVLELKLLADVGVIGFPNAGKSTLVSRVSAATPKIADYPFTTLAPSLGIVRVDEGESFVIADLPGLIAGAAEGKGLGHRFLRHTERTRLLLHLVDLDPSHGRDPVKDWQVIQDELAAYSDELAARPQIVVGSKAELPGTATRRAKLEKHCARRGLPFLVISSVTGLGIRELIADVGARLRAERWAGAAR
- the proB gene encoding glutamate 5-kinase, with translation MGGRRALSRIRRLVVKVGSGLITAPGQGPDGKRIAALAADIAAAVGERREVALVSSGAIVTGMARLGLPARPRSIPEKQAAAAVGQSALMWHYEQAFKKHGLQVGQVLLTGHDVADRGRYLNARNTLLALMDFGVLPIVNENDTVAVDEIKVGDNDNLAALVAHLIDADLLILLTDVDGLYTGDPRRDPEARRLETVQTITADIRRLVFDREGDVAVGGMSTKLEAAEKAGASGIPMIIASGHEAGVVARILGGEALGTYFQPRDDRLAARKRWIGYAVRPRGRLTVDAGAKKALTERGKSLLPSGLVDVSGDFQAGEVVALAETGGVDFARGLVNYDAAELRKIRGAKTADIERALGYKGLGEVIHRDNLVVL
- a CDS encoding glutamate-5-semialdehyde dehydrogenase, yielding MTTDITAAVAAKARAAKDASRALALATTKQKNDALAQMSRALEEKSATILDANRADLERARTKGYARAFVDRLTLTDTRVEEMAAGIRQVALLPDPVGETVESWRRPNGIEISRVRVPLGVVGFIYESRPNVTADAAALCLKSGNAVVLRGGSEALESNSVIAQLLAKAAEKAGIPGDALQYVDVADRAAVMAMLTQDRYLDLIIPRGSEEFVRLVNERATVPVLKHDKGLCHLFVDEGADLDMAVNLTVNAKAQRVSVCNALETLLVHAAAAGEFLPRLASRLAEAGVEMRGDARTRALVPAAKAAQEADWDTEYLDYILAIRVVDGLDEAIAHIRRHGSGLAEAIVTRDLRRARRFTQEVDAAAVLVNASTRLVDGSQFGMGAEMGISTSKLHARGPVGVRELTTTKFVVIGDGQIRE
- the nadD gene encoding nicotinate-nucleotide adenylyltransferase; amino-acid sequence: MGVFGGSFNPIHFGHLLVADEIAELLALDRVLFVPAASPPHKPAAELAPPAHRFEMTKRAVGEHPKFEVSDVELKRSGPSYTVDTLEALRERGDLHLLIGSETFLDLLSWREPRRVAALARLIVVPRSGNGFDPEGPLAQKVLKELGLGHFDSPSAEAQTSYPLASPPAAARQTPPLSPGPRTPILAPVASLPISGSDLRKRAREGRSLVYRMPLAVVAYIREHGLYRDPA
- the rsfS gene encoding ribosome silencing factor translates to MTPRSAEAVARLVARAALDKRAVDLVVLDLQGMSSLADFFLVCTGRSTAQMDTIAEAIAVTLRAEGIRVRHREGTAESGWLLLDYGDVVVHVFGEEARAFYGLERLWGDAPVLSVERGASSRD
- a CDS encoding TraR/DksA family transcriptional regulator, which encodes MRKERLTHFRKKLEEKHRQLVDEVGRNVLYGKGPEDDSIKDLGDQASSAYNREFQFELGNGDRRLLKEVASALQKLDEGSFGACERCGESIAEKRLEALPFARYCIDCQRAVEEEERTAAG